The DNA window TGGAGCACGTGGTTCGAGCCGGCCCGTTCATGAAGGTCATCGACATTCTGCGTAATGACCGTGAGATCGACTCGCGGGTGACGTCCCAGTCGGCCGAGAGCGTGGTGGGCGGCATTCGGCTCGACTCCGCGAATCTGAGCCCGGCGGGACTCGTACCATTGCCACACCGTATCGGGATTGCGGGCGAAAGCCTCCGGCGTGGCGAGATCCTCCACTTTGAAGGTGTTCCAGAGGCCGCCGGCGGAGCGAAATGTCGGGATACCGCTTTCCGCCGAGATTCCTGCCCCCGTCAGGGCGACGATGCGCTCGGGCTTCTCGCGTGAGAGCCGTTCGAGTAGCTCTTTCATGGGTTCGCTGCCGGGCAGAATGCCGGAGCGGGCAGGTGGACTCGTCGAGGTCTGATGCTACCTCGGTGCGAAAGGGAGTGTCAACAGAAAGGCTTGGAGAAGATGGGTTGCCAGTTGCCGGTTGCCAGTTGCCGGTTTTCGAACCTGCGGCAACCCCGACCTCATTCGTGAATCGCAGTCGATTCTGTCGCTCGCTGGCGCTGGCTGACTTAGAGGCGAGCACGAGCCAGCCTCGTACCCTCTTACACGTTTCCACAGCTCCTGCCGCCACCTCAAGGTGTTAACAATCAACCTAGACATGGGTGGTAACCATCAACCTAGTTGCACACCGGCAACTGGCAACCGGCAACTGGCAACCCATCTTCTCCAACCTGCTTACCTCAGGGCGAAGATTCGTTTCAGCTTCTCGGGATCGTTCGGCAGCAGCTCCGATTCGGGAAGCCTGCGCGCGACTTCGACCCAGTCGGGATTGATCGCGAAGACCTCGCGGAAGATCGGTAATGCTTCCTCTTCCCGACCGGCGGAGAAGAGGGTGACCGCGACCCAGAAGCGAAGCTCTTCGATCTCCGGAGCGAGCGCGGCGCCGGCCGAATACTCCGCCATCGCCTCTTCCCAGCGCTTCTCACCCGCGAGCTCGTCGCCGCGATTCATGTGGTTGTAGGCGCGCCGAAGCCGCACGAGACGCCTGAGGTCGCCGAGCGGCTCGTCGGAATCATCGACGCGGACGTCGAAGACGCGATCGACCCAGGGCTTTCCGGTGGATGTTCCGCTGACGACGAGGAGAGCGGCTGATTGACGGCCTCGAATGTCGCCGCCGGCACTTTCAGCGGCCTCGAGTGCTGCGAGCATCCGATCGGCGAGATCACCGTCGGCCGTACGGAAAGCCTCAGCCATCGCCGGCCAGACTTCGGCGTTTCTCATCAGGTTCGCCTGGACGGAGAAGTTGTTGCCGATGATGTGGCCCGCCGCCGCGATCGCGCTTCCACCGGTGAACGCGGCAACGTCGCCGTCAGCGTCGATCATCGCGACCTGGCGATACGCGGCACCCGGATCGGTGCTTGTGAGCGCTTCGAGTGCCTGCGTCGCGCT is part of the Acidobacteriota bacterium genome and encodes:
- a CDS encoding DUF1028 domain-containing protein, whose protein sequence is MRFSSFVLASLIAAATLSAAESPRAHTYSIVARDPAAGQLGVAVQSHWFSVGTVVSWAEAGVGAVATQSLADPAYGPLGLELMKAGRSATQALEALTSTDPGAAYRQVAMIDADGDVAAFTGGSAIAAAGHIIGNNFSVQANLMRNAEVWPAMAEAFRTADGDLADRMLAALEAAESAGGDIRGRQSAALLVVSGTSTGKPWVDRVFDVRVDDSDEPLGDLRRLVRLRRAYNHMNRGDELAGEKRWEEAMAEYSAGAALAPEIEELRFWVAVTLFSAGREEEALPIFREVFAINPDWVEVARRLPESELLPNDPEKLKRIFALR